TCGTGCAATGGATTGAACAGAGCCTCAACTCGAGTGAAGACAGATCGCATAATGAACTCATGTACATGCCATTTATTATAGTGTTAACAATACGTGCATGATATGTCATTTATATCTCATagtctattttctttttggcCATTTTGAGAGCAAGCAAAAAGAGATTTTCAGGTATGAATAAAACGCTGGTATCTTCTATTAATACTCAATGCTTAATTGATTATCAAAATGTGTTGTATAGTCTGCAAGCTACATTTTGTAGTTTGCTGTTTATGAGGAGGGTTTCGATCGCTTATACACTTGAAAATTGTTATGATCGACAACCGACACGATCACAACCACACATGCGTAAGATAAtgttatttcatgtatttaaaaaaaaggtggaTAGTAAAAACGATTTATGGGTCGATGTTTCCATTGGTTGCTTCTACAAAGTACTAGGACGAATGATATTAAATCATAAGGATCAGTGGGAGACTGTTAAAGATTCCCAAACATCCCGAAACTAGAGCTGATTGTTGACAGGTGCTCCACAtggcaaaaaaaatgcaaaaacgAGACGAAAAAAATAACCAACAACTTGTCAGTGGGAGCACCTCATCCTTTCGGCAAGCCCTCATCAAAATTTGAACGCTTACTACGAGTTTGGTTTTGTGTGCAGCTCTCGAAAAATGTATTGCAACACTATTCCCCGACGAAAGTAAGAACCAGGATAAAAGGAGATGAGGTGGTAATGAGatggaagagagaaagggagacgGAGACGAAATCGTTGTCACCTCTAGATGTAAATACCAAACACGTTATACCTTGACTAGAACCTTATCTAGATAGTACCTTGGTTGTTGGTGATTGGTCAGGACGTGTCACATGACCATTGCTACCACAACGACAATCTGTTTGTGTCTTtctttcttgataatggtgtcAACTCCGACTCAGATAGAAATAAATTTTTGGACGTGGTGACACCGGATTCTTGTGCGATGCAGGCGGTTGAATACTATGAGCGAGCACCAGCCATCTATGGAGCCGAGTACTTTGGGAGCCAAAATGCATCGGCTAATGGCTACGCCTATGGTAGCAGCGCtggccaccaccatcatcagcagTACTTTTACCATGACCAGGGACAGGGGGCCGTCAACGCTGGCGGTGGTGGCTACCATGGAATAGACCCACGGGAAGCAGCAGAAGCAGGAGGACTATATGGGTCGGGTGAGAGCCCTGACCGGGCAAGTTCCGGCGGGGcaggtggtggtagtggtggcgGATGTGGAGGGAACTCATGTTCTGAGCAAGATGTATGTGCAGGGATGGTGAATTGTAGAACAGGTGCTGTCAATGGACAAGTCCCTAAGACTATCTATCCTTGGATGGTGGAATCGAGGCAAAATACTAGACAAAAGAAGCAACCAGAATGTGGTAGGTAAAATATCTCAAGATAAAAAATGAGGATTTGAGGAAGACGAAGGTTTAAGCTATTTTGATCGGCAACTATGATTCACAGAACAAAACATATCGACGATACATGAATCACTTGTATAGGCATTGTTTttatccctctctctttctcgatAACGACAAACTATGAAACGTAGATTAGTAAAATACCCGGATAAAGCATCCgggcattttttttcaaggaattaaaaaaaaatgaaactagaATACAATGTCTTTGATATCATAAAGGTATGAGGTATCCATTTTTAGAAATTAAGTGGAAAGTGTATGACGATGAATctctagaaaaaaatatgatgagaaaatttatcataattgtaTTTGTTGCATATCATCCCCCATAAAATGGTACAataagagagaaggaaaaattATGCTATATAAAGTTATAATAACCTTTATTAGCGATTTGTGACATCACTTTAAATGTGAATCATGTCAATAAAtagtaatataatataatataggaAGGGTATTAATATTTCTGGTGAGTATGAATTATGCCTGTAGTTGCAGCATATAGTGACTAgagaacctttttttaaatgggCGAATTTTGTACTACCGTGAATCGATTATAAATGCATATCTACATACCATTGAAGTTACTTGAGttgtaaattgaaaaaaaaacatcaaactaG
This genomic interval from Lytechinus pictus isolate F3 Inbred chromosome 3, Lp3.0, whole genome shotgun sequence contains the following:
- the LOC129255577 gene encoding loricrin-like, with the protein product MQAVEYYERAPAIYGAEYFGSQNASANGYAYGSSAGHHHHQQYFYHDQGQGAVNAGGGGYHGIDPREAAEAGGLYGSGESPDRASSGGAGGGSGGGCGGNSCSEQDVCAGMVNCRTGAVNGQVPKTIYPWMVESRQNTRQKKQPECVIEDKKKPLPSVAPSESPPIIPNDIHSGGHGGGSGAGGAPGGGGGEGVIGAGHGAQGSAMSPNLNNHANGISQRESGISGSMNGGSSGGNGGTTDVIRDDVFNLQLNDYA